The Tautonia plasticadhaerens nucleotide sequence AGATCTACGACTTCATCCGCAGCAAGATCCACGGCCGGGGGTACGGGCCCACCGTCCGGGAGATCGGCGAGGCGTTCGAGATCAAGAGCCCCAACGGGGTGATGTGCCACCTCAAGGCCCTGCAGAAGAAGGGCCTGATCTCCCGGGAGCCGAACATGTCCCGGGCCATCCAGCTGTTGACCGAACCCGCCACCGCCCCGGCCAAGGGCGGCGGCGGCGTCCCGCTGCTCGGCCGGATCGCCGCCGGGGCGCCGATCGAGGCGATCGAGCAGGCCGACGAGGTCGTCGACTTCGAGGACTGGGAGGGCCGGGACGACAAGTTCGCGCTGCGAGTCACCGGCGAGTCGATGATCGAGGAGCACATCGCCGACGGCGACTACGTGATCATCAAGCGGGCCGAGACGGCGCGGGATGGCCAGATCGTCGCCGTCCGGGACGACGACGGCGAGGCGACCCTCAAGCGGTTCTTCCGCGAGAAGAATCGGGTCCGCCTGGAACCGGCAAACAGCACCATGAAGCCGATCTTCCGCCCCAAGGTCGACATCCTCGGCGTGCTCGTCGGCGTCGTCCGACGTTACTGAGCACCCGGCCCTCGCTGCCGCCGCCC carries:
- the lexA gene encoding transcriptional repressor LexA; this translates as MADLDALTPRQREIYDFIRSKIHGRGYGPTVREIGEAFEIKSPNGVMCHLKALQKKGLISREPNMSRAIQLLTEPATAPAKGGGGVPLLGRIAAGAPIEAIEQADEVVDFEDWEGRDDKFALRVTGESMIEEHIADGDYVIIKRAETARDGQIVAVRDDDGEATLKRFFREKNRVRLEPANSTMKPIFRPKVDILGVLVGVVRRY